One region of Microbacterium rhizosphaerae genomic DNA includes:
- a CDS encoding Z1 domain-containing protein: protein MTDAYPDDRIDNFADMVGAWVAGGQSLDSVRSYLRITKTPDDLIELAIARFEMRMSDINGVEVVVDPEGDHTAWYAGPKAADRFWPPVKAALQQRLPAGAVTDVDKVTSLTLSKLHAPGTAQFSDRGLVLGYVQSGKTTNFMALAAKAADAGYKLIVVLSGVTDSLRDQTQERVDEVLVGDSADWFPLTKRGDDFAHSTGARALFTKFNGALIAVVKKNPARLRRLRDWMTGAGKIAMEHAPLLLIDDEADQASINVGDAARASTINALLRDILKHPRSAYVAYTATPFANLLIDPRNESDLYPRDLIVSMPKPAGYFGPERLFGNIDLPDDAGLDMIRTIPAGEAVSARPPAGLGAVNTWNPVLGSELRRSILWFILSTAAKRQRNGNGQHSTMLIHTSMLSEAHFRTRDIVSAALDAIRVGIATDDVGVINELHEVWVAESTRVPASRFDHASLEWDDLLPALRGTADDIDIVVDNYKSRDRLSYASITPTTAIVIGGNTLSRGLTLEGLTASYFVRSASAYDTLLQMGRWFGYRSGYEDLCRIWMTDELRRWFRDLSRVEQEIRDEIARYRREGLSPLELGVRIRLHPDLAITEASKMQNAVNASLSYSGRNPQTTVFRRHDSERLDRNIRAAKHLLETIQRHGGAVEEFAAGGSLNQLLRGFRDVPAEYILRFLAEYEFDEDQREMTRELLSTYIRDELKNGSLEKWRAVVMEGPSGEKIELPGVGQVGTVVRSRIANTDDDIANIRILTSAEDRVAGIDWESDETPPKGADLLVERSKRHPKEGILRLYLIDRTSAPKAGSQTRAALDAAGIVTGISVDFPESSTPDQSIGYVIAAVPGAEDVEEAEAASAADDADEKELDDTDEA, encoded by the coding sequence ATGACAGACGCATACCCGGACGATCGGATCGACAACTTCGCTGACATGGTCGGCGCCTGGGTCGCAGGCGGCCAGTCACTGGACTCTGTGCGCAGCTACCTGAGGATCACGAAGACGCCCGACGACCTGATCGAGCTGGCGATCGCGCGATTCGAGATGCGGATGTCCGACATCAACGGCGTTGAGGTCGTGGTCGACCCCGAGGGCGATCACACCGCCTGGTACGCCGGCCCCAAGGCCGCAGACCGCTTCTGGCCGCCCGTGAAGGCCGCGCTCCAGCAACGCCTGCCCGCTGGCGCGGTGACGGACGTCGACAAGGTGACCAGCCTCACGCTGTCGAAGCTCCACGCCCCGGGGACCGCGCAGTTCTCAGATCGCGGTCTCGTCCTCGGCTATGTCCAGAGCGGCAAGACCACGAACTTCATGGCGCTTGCGGCCAAAGCGGCCGACGCGGGATACAAGCTCATCGTCGTCCTCTCGGGCGTGACGGACAGCCTCAGAGATCAGACCCAGGAGCGCGTGGACGAGGTGCTCGTCGGAGACTCAGCCGACTGGTTCCCCCTCACCAAGCGTGGCGATGACTTCGCCCACTCCACAGGCGCACGGGCGCTCTTCACTAAGTTCAACGGAGCGCTGATCGCCGTCGTCAAGAAGAACCCCGCGCGCCTGCGACGTCTGCGTGATTGGATGACAGGCGCCGGCAAGATCGCCATGGAGCACGCTCCCCTGCTGTTGATCGACGATGAGGCCGATCAGGCGAGCATCAATGTTGGCGATGCGGCTCGCGCGTCCACGATCAACGCGCTCCTGCGCGACATCCTGAAGCATCCGCGAAGCGCGTATGTCGCGTACACGGCGACGCCGTTCGCCAACCTGCTGATCGATCCCCGCAATGAGAGCGACCTCTACCCGCGCGACCTCATCGTGTCGATGCCCAAGCCCGCCGGCTACTTCGGCCCCGAGCGTCTGTTCGGCAACATCGATCTACCGGATGACGCGGGACTCGACATGATCAGAACAATTCCTGCAGGCGAGGCTGTGTCTGCTCGCCCCCCGGCTGGTCTCGGAGCGGTCAACACATGGAACCCCGTGCTGGGCTCGGAGCTACGACGATCCATCCTGTGGTTCATCCTGTCGACGGCCGCCAAGCGCCAGCGGAACGGCAACGGGCAACACTCGACCATGCTCATCCACACATCCATGCTGTCGGAGGCGCACTTCCGTACACGTGACATCGTCTCCGCCGCGCTCGACGCGATTCGCGTCGGCATCGCCACGGACGACGTCGGAGTGATCAACGAACTTCACGAGGTCTGGGTCGCTGAGTCGACGCGGGTTCCCGCGAGCCGCTTCGACCACGCGAGTCTCGAATGGGATGATCTGCTCCCGGCGCTGCGAGGGACCGCAGATGACATCGACATCGTGGTCGACAACTACAAGTCCAGGGACCGTCTCAGCTATGCGTCCATCACCCCGACCACGGCGATAGTCATCGGCGGCAACACCCTGTCCCGCGGTCTGACACTCGAGGGTCTGACAGCCAGCTACTTTGTCCGCTCAGCATCCGCCTACGACACCCTGCTGCAGATGGGCCGCTGGTTCGGGTACCGCAGCGGCTACGAGGATCTATGCCGCATCTGGATGACCGATGAGCTGCGCAGGTGGTTCCGCGACCTGTCTCGGGTCGAGCAGGAGATCCGTGACGAAATCGCGCGTTACCGACGCGAGGGTCTCTCGCCTCTGGAACTGGGCGTGCGGATCCGACTACACCCCGACCTCGCCATCACTGAGGCGTCCAAGATGCAGAACGCGGTGAACGCGTCACTGTCGTACAGCGGCCGCAACCCGCAGACCACGGTCTTCCGCAGGCACGACAGCGAACGGCTGGATCGCAACATAAGGGCCGCGAAGCACCTGCTCGAGACCATCCAGCGTCATGGCGGCGCAGTCGAGGAGTTCGCTGCCGGAGGCTCTCTCAACCAGCTCCTCAGGGGCTTCCGCGACGTTCCGGCCGAGTACATCCTGCGGTTCCTCGCTGAGTACGAGTTCGACGAAGACCAGCGCGAAATGACCCGCGAATTGCTCTCGACTTACATCCGTGACGAGCTCAAGAACGGGTCGCTGGAGAAGTGGCGCGCCGTCGTCATGGAGGGCCCCAGCGGCGAAAAGATTGAGCTTCCGGGTGTGGGGCAGGTGGGTACCGTCGTCCGCAGCCGAATCGCTAACACGGATGATGACATCGCGAACATCCGGATCCTCACGAGCGCGGAAGACCGCGTCGCGGGGATCGACTGGGAGTCCGACGAGACGCCTCCCAAGGGCGCAGACCTGCTCGTCGAGCGTTCGAAGCGACACCCGAAAGAGGGCATCCTTCGCCTCTACCTGATCGACCGCACGTCAGCTCCGAAGGCAGGGTCGCAGACCCGCGCGGCGCTGGATGCCGCGGGGATCGTGACGGGAATCTCAGTCGACTTCCCGGAGTCGTCGACACCGGACCAGAGCATCGGATATGTGATCGCTGCAGTTCCGGGCGCAGAAGACGTCGAAGAGGCAGAAGCAGCCAGCGCCGCCGACGACGCGGATGAGAAGGAGCTGGACGATACCGATGAGGCTTGA
- a CDS encoding AIPR family protein, with protein MVEISAEDENVSEAFAFSGQSMALLEEAGELNGPERFGAPLGRVDALDWDADTGRLTAIVTDFAPSRWGDVRERQELLPVVNEAVAQMTRLITASRSGGGDSSERVLSYLSDISKDIRAIRLIAVSNGSYETQQATLDDIAHAPADLAIWDAGDLATAIQHTAAREQTIDFRDQPDGGIRILGPIGERGLSSYLMVLPGDLIADLYQAHGASILGRNIRAFLQVNNRVNKGIRLSLTEMPASFFAFNNGLSLTATGLKRALAGGQPVVTEITGLEIVNGGQTTASLHNAKYHDGVSLANVRVQAKLTVLPTVDSDEMALQIARFANSQSPVRMGDLTSNNRFFQSIEQLSRTVDFAADQSGRLWFFERTRGQFATESAAARALGAEARFKRKYDRTRRFDKSELAKFELAWLQMPQVVAAGAEKSLATFMNLEHGPASGGVPDEKYYRRLVAKAVLWAETDKVIGSLDLGGYKAIDVGYTIALISKRTAGRIDLDAIAQHQDAGDAWRAAVASLAPAVHENLIARAGARNVSSWSKTAAAWAGVQEIDWAPEATLTSYRPAGDETRVSVAAGQSAIGLRAAEEDIEARRRVEEYGSQAWFQLSSWAKETDRLQGWQRGIAFSIGRVLASDKSPTAKQVTQAVKILDEASRLGFVPTRG; from the coding sequence ATGGTGGAGATCTCCGCCGAGGACGAGAACGTCTCGGAAGCCTTTGCTTTCAGCGGCCAGAGCATGGCTCTGCTCGAAGAAGCCGGTGAGCTTAACGGACCCGAGCGTTTCGGTGCACCGCTCGGCCGGGTCGACGCCCTCGACTGGGATGCCGACACAGGCCGTCTCACGGCGATCGTCACCGACTTCGCTCCCAGCCGATGGGGTGATGTCCGAGAGCGCCAGGAGCTGCTTCCCGTCGTCAACGAAGCGGTCGCCCAGATGACACGGCTGATCACGGCTTCACGCAGTGGCGGCGGCGACAGCAGCGAACGCGTCCTTTCGTATCTGAGCGATATCAGCAAGGACATCCGAGCGATCCGACTGATCGCAGTCTCCAATGGGTCGTACGAGACGCAGCAGGCGACCCTTGATGACATCGCGCACGCGCCGGCGGACCTAGCCATCTGGGATGCCGGCGACCTCGCGACTGCTATCCAGCACACCGCGGCGCGAGAGCAGACCATTGACTTCCGCGATCAGCCCGATGGCGGCATCCGTATTCTCGGGCCGATTGGCGAGCGCGGTTTGAGCTCATACCTGATGGTATTGCCGGGCGACCTCATCGCTGACCTCTACCAGGCGCACGGGGCCAGCATTCTCGGTCGCAACATCCGCGCGTTCCTACAGGTGAACAATCGGGTCAACAAGGGCATCCGGCTGAGCCTCACGGAGATGCCGGCGTCGTTCTTCGCGTTCAACAACGGGCTCTCTCTGACGGCAACGGGGCTGAAGCGAGCCCTCGCGGGCGGCCAGCCGGTCGTCACTGAGATCACAGGGCTCGAGATCGTCAACGGCGGGCAGACCACTGCGTCGCTTCACAACGCCAAGTACCACGACGGGGTCAGCCTGGCGAATGTAAGGGTCCAGGCGAAGCTCACCGTTCTGCCGACGGTCGACTCCGATGAGATGGCTCTGCAGATCGCACGATTCGCAAACAGCCAGAGCCCAGTGCGAATGGGCGATCTGACCTCGAACAACCGGTTCTTCCAGAGCATTGAGCAACTCTCACGCACCGTCGACTTTGCAGCGGACCAGTCCGGGCGACTCTGGTTCTTCGAGCGGACTCGCGGCCAGTTTGCGACGGAGTCGGCCGCAGCGCGAGCTCTTGGCGCTGAAGCCCGATTCAAGCGCAAGTATGACCGCACCCGACGGTTCGACAAGTCCGAGCTGGCGAAGTTCGAGCTTGCGTGGCTCCAGATGCCCCAAGTCGTGGCAGCGGGCGCCGAGAAGTCCCTCGCTACTTTCATGAATCTCGAGCATGGCCCGGCCTCGGGCGGCGTGCCAGATGAAAAGTACTACCGTCGCCTCGTCGCTAAGGCTGTCCTGTGGGCAGAGACGGATAAGGTCATCGGTTCACTTGATCTCGGAGGCTACAAGGCGATCGACGTCGGTTACACCATTGCACTCATCTCGAAGCGAACGGCAGGGCGAATCGACCTCGACGCCATAGCCCAACACCAGGACGCCGGCGACGCATGGCGAGCGGCCGTCGCGTCGCTTGCGCCGGCAGTTCACGAGAACCTGATCGCGCGGGCCGGGGCCCGCAACGTGTCGAGCTGGTCGAAGACGGCGGCCGCGTGGGCAGGCGTTCAGGAGATCGACTGGGCTCCTGAAGCGACCCTTACGAGCTACCGCCCCGCAGGGGACGAGACGCGAGTATCCGTCGCCGCAGGTCAGTCCGCGATCGGGCTTCGCGCCGCCGAGGAGGATATCGAAGCTCGCAGACGGGTCGAGGAGTACGGGAGCCAAGCATGGTTCCAGCTGAGCTCGTGGGCAAAGGAGACAGACCGTCTTCAAGGCTGGCAGCGGGGCATCGCCTTCAGCATCGGCAGAGTCTTGGCGTCCGACAAATCTCCTACAGCTAAGCAGGTGACGCAGGCGGTCAAGATCCTCGATGAGGCAAGCAGGCTCGGCTTTGTCCCCACTCGCGGCTGA
- a CDS encoding DNA cytosine methyltransferase, with protein sequence MTTFALGELFCGPGGIALGAHRAAAEVPGVEVIHAWASDYDRSTCDTYLRNIPGASTDTVIHEDVRKLDIDGLAPIDGLAFGFPCNDFSLVGEQKGIDGTFGPLYQYGVHALDAHNPRWFVAENVGGLQSSNEGRAFKLILSALQSAGEHGYRLYPHLYKFDQYGVPQRRHRILVVGIRADLEVDFTVPSPSLYESIDVSVGRRLSHPPIAPDAANHERTRQSKNVVERLTHILPGQNAFTADLPDRLKLNVAGAKISQIYRRLEFDKPAYTVTGSGGGGTHVYHWEEPRALTNRERARIQTFPDDYVFAGSKESVRKQIGMAVPVQGAQAVFTALFRSFEGIPYDSVAANLAHLVERSADEDHLAIAN encoded by the coding sequence ATGACTACCTTTGCGCTCGGCGAGCTTTTCTGCGGGCCTGGGGGGATCGCCCTCGGCGCCCACCGAGCAGCCGCCGAGGTACCCGGCGTCGAGGTCATCCATGCCTGGGCGTCGGACTACGACCGCAGCACATGCGACACCTACCTGCGGAACATCCCTGGCGCGTCCACCGACACGGTTATCCATGAGGACGTGCGGAAGCTTGATATCGACGGCCTGGCACCCATTGACGGGCTTGCATTCGGGTTCCCCTGTAACGACTTCAGCCTCGTCGGCGAGCAAAAGGGCATCGACGGTACATTCGGACCGCTTTACCAGTACGGTGTGCACGCGCTTGACGCGCACAATCCGCGCTGGTTCGTCGCTGAGAACGTCGGCGGCCTGCAGAGCAGCAATGAGGGCCGCGCTTTCAAGCTAATCCTTTCCGCGCTGCAGTCAGCGGGTGAGCATGGCTATCGCCTGTATCCGCACCTCTACAAGTTCGACCAGTACGGCGTTCCGCAACGCCGCCATCGGATCCTCGTGGTCGGCATCCGCGCCGATCTTGAGGTCGACTTCACCGTGCCGTCCCCCTCGCTCTACGAGTCGATCGATGTGAGCGTTGGCCGGCGTCTCAGCCACCCCCCCATCGCCCCCGACGCCGCCAACCATGAACGTACGCGGCAGTCGAAGAATGTCGTCGAGCGACTTACTCACATTCTTCCGGGCCAGAACGCGTTCACCGCCGATCTGCCTGACCGTCTGAAGCTAAACGTGGCCGGTGCGAAGATTAGTCAGATCTATCGTCGACTCGAGTTCGACAAGCCTGCCTACACGGTCACCGGCTCCGGCGGGGGCGGCACGCACGTCTACCACTGGGAAGAGCCACGCGCGCTGACCAATCGTGAGCGGGCACGCATCCAGACCTTCCCCGATGATTACGTGTTCGCCGGCTCCAAGGAAAGCGTCCGAAAGCAGATCGGCATGGCCGTTCCCGTGCAAGGTGCACAAGCAGTCTTCACGGCGCTCTTCCGATCGTTCGAAGGAATTCCGTACGACAGCGTCGCAGCCAATCTCGCCCACCTGGTCGAGCGAAGCGCCGACGAAGACCACCTGGCCATCGCCAACTGA
- a CDS encoding restriction endonuclease PLD domain-containing protein, which translates to MAALVRDDLLQRVLLSPTGDGCDELHVLTGYASAQFALFHILELREQLGRDVAVRLNIGMTGEEGLELSAHQGFLGAISALSGDWLRVSYAPHGVSDHTKLYVWNWSGLPTIAWFGSANYTAHGFGLSGTRRESMIRVEPESAWSTMESATAGFISATDESLFSRVHVYEADAPEQRRQVLAPTRLARPPLGTLDSVDLPLVQTTKRPGEVHNAGAGLNWGQRGSRRRSEAYIPVPAAVARSGFFPPRGLPFAAHTDDGATLFLIVAQDGDKALHSVPDNGAIGRWFRRRLGLADTAFVQTEDLERYGSTHVTFSALADGSYFMDFEPH; encoded by the coding sequence ATGGCCGCGCTCGTCCGCGACGATCTGCTTCAGCGCGTCCTGCTGTCGCCGACGGGCGATGGGTGTGACGAGCTTCATGTGCTAACCGGATATGCATCGGCACAGTTCGCCCTGTTCCACATTCTTGAGTTGCGCGAGCAACTGGGGAGGGACGTCGCAGTTCGCCTGAACATTGGCATGACCGGCGAGGAAGGGCTTGAGCTCTCCGCACACCAGGGATTCCTCGGGGCGATAAGCGCCCTTTCGGGCGACTGGCTGCGCGTGTCGTACGCGCCGCACGGCGTTTCTGATCACACCAAGCTCTACGTCTGGAACTGGAGCGGGCTTCCTACCATCGCCTGGTTCGGCTCGGCCAACTACACCGCGCATGGCTTCGGGCTGAGCGGGACCCGCAGGGAATCGATGATCCGTGTAGAACCCGAGTCGGCCTGGTCCACCATGGAGTCCGCGACAGCGGGCTTCATCTCCGCGACGGACGAATCCCTGTTTAGCCGGGTCCACGTTTATGAGGCCGATGCGCCGGAACAACGACGCCAGGTCCTCGCGCCGACGCGGCTCGCGCGGCCCCCTCTCGGAACGCTTGACTCGGTTGACCTGCCGTTGGTGCAGACGACAAAGAGACCAGGGGAGGTCCACAACGCCGGCGCGGGGCTGAATTGGGGGCAGCGAGGGAGTCGACGCCGATCCGAAGCCTATATACCGGTCCCGGCGGCCGTCGCTCGATCTGGATTCTTCCCGCCTCGCGGCCTTCCCTTCGCGGCACATACCGATGACGGGGCGACGCTTTTCCTTATCGTCGCCCAGGATGGCGACAAGGCGCTGCACAGCGTGCCCGACAACGGTGCGATCGGGCGCTGGTTTCGGCGTCGGCTCGGGCTTGCCGATACTGCCTTCGTGCAGACCGAGGACTTGGAACGGTACGGCTCGACGCATGTGACGTTCAGCGCGCTTGCCGATGGCTCATACTTCATGGACTTCGAGCCCCACTAG
- a CDS encoding IS481 family transposase, whose translation MSHANAALTPRARLRLARLIVDERWPVAVAANMFMVSPVTARKWASRYRTEGPAGMADRSSRPHRLPSKTPPEIVKRIVRARWRRRLGPVQIGGELGTPASTVHAVLVRCRINRLSRIDRVTGEPIRRYEHDHPGSMIHVDVTKFGNIPDGGGWRYLGRDAAKQNRSATARRTGEWTDDYHPRIGRSFLHTVIDDYSRVAYVEICADEKAVTAIAVLQRAVAWFADRGVTVERVLSDNGSAYRSFAWRDACAELRITPKRTRPYRPQTNGKIERFHRTLADGWAYARFYGSESERRDALPRWLHFYNQHRRHSAIGAPPISRLNNLPGHHT comes from the coding sequence GTGTCCCACGCTAATGCTGCTCTGACTCCGCGCGCTCGACTGCGACTCGCGCGGCTGATCGTCGACGAGCGATGGCCGGTGGCCGTCGCGGCGAACATGTTCATGGTCTCGCCGGTGACCGCCCGGAAGTGGGCGTCCCGCTATCGCACGGAGGGCCCGGCAGGAATGGCCGATCGCTCGAGCCGCCCGCACCGGTTGCCGTCGAAGACACCACCGGAGATCGTGAAGCGGATCGTGCGCGCGCGGTGGCGGCGCCGGCTCGGGCCGGTGCAGATCGGCGGGGAGCTGGGCACGCCGGCGTCGACGGTGCACGCGGTGCTCGTGCGGTGCCGGATCAACCGGCTCTCCCGCATCGACCGGGTCACGGGTGAGCCGATCCGCCGCTACGAGCACGATCACCCTGGGTCGATGATCCACGTCGACGTGACCAAGTTCGGCAACATCCCCGACGGCGGCGGATGGCGATACCTCGGCCGCGACGCAGCGAAGCAGAACCGTTCGGCCACAGCCCGCCGCACCGGGGAATGGACCGATGACTACCACCCCCGCATCGGACGGTCGTTCTTGCACACCGTGATCGACGACTACTCCCGGGTCGCCTACGTCGAGATCTGCGCCGATGAGAAGGCTGTCACCGCGATCGCGGTCCTGCAACGCGCGGTCGCGTGGTTCGCCGACCGCGGTGTGACCGTGGAACGCGTGCTCTCCGACAACGGGTCCGCGTATCGCTCGTTCGCCTGGCGGGACGCGTGCGCCGAGCTCCGCATCACACCAAAACGAACCCGCCCCTACCGGCCGCAGACCAACGGGAAGATCGAGCGGTTCCATCGCACCCTCGCCGACGGCTGGGCCTACGCCAGGTTCTACGGATCAGAGAGCGAACGACGCGACGCCCTACCCCGTTGGCTGCACTTCTACAATCAGCACAGGCGCCACTCCGCCATCGGAGCCCCACCCATCAGCAGGCTCAACAACCTGCCTGGACATCACACCTAG
- a CDS encoding very short patch repair endonuclease encodes MAQVPVPAASSEAIRRTMVANRRRDTAPEIAVRRLLHGRGLRYRVDFPPMPSLRARADIVFTRQKIAVFIDGCFWHQCPDHFVMPKSNVDYWGPKLRRNVERDRATDMALVAAGWVVLRYWEHRDAGGIAVAVEREVLAATASRSPLNRHEVQARMAGHLEEMK; translated from the coding sequence ATGGCGCAGGTGCCCGTTCCAGCCGCTAGCAGCGAGGCGATTCGTCGCACAATGGTCGCCAACCGCCGACGCGATACGGCGCCTGAGATCGCGGTCCGACGTTTGTTGCACGGCCGAGGTCTTCGGTACCGTGTCGACTTCCCACCCATGCCTAGTCTTCGCGCTCGCGCGGACATCGTCTTCACGCGACAGAAGATCGCCGTGTTCATTGATGGATGCTTCTGGCATCAGTGCCCGGACCACTTCGTGATGCCGAAGTCGAATGTCGACTACTGGGGGCCTAAGCTTCGCCGCAACGTCGAGCGTGACCGCGCCACAGACATGGCACTCGTCGCGGCGGGTTGGGTCGTCCTCCGGTATTGGGAGCACCGGGACGCGGGCGGCATCGCCGTCGCCGTTGAGCGCGAAGTTCTGGCTGCGACGGCCTCGAGGTCGCCCCTCAATCGACACGAAGTGCAGGCGAGAATGGCCGGCCATCTCGAGGAGATGAAGTAG
- a CDS encoding tyrosine-type recombinase/integrase, which produces MGTITSYESTKGRRYRVRYRRPDGTETQKRGFTTIRDAQLYLSMVTVSKSKGEYIDPVASRVPVRMFADSWLRSKRPPMSKPSYYMTLEQAWKNHVAPVWADREISSIRRSEVQDWVSELATQKSRTVVLRALGVLAGILDVAIDDRRLANNPARHVRNLPRSGPGKRRVYLSHDQVATLAACSAYPTLVLTLAYTGLRWGEATALRVRSVNRLRRRFVIEENAVMIAYEIHVGTPKTHRTRSVPYPERLAPMIEQACSGKGPEGLLFGDGVNHMRNSGEKGWFANAVRRAQAVDPSIPRLTPHDLRHTAASLAISSGANVKAVQRMLGHASAAMTLDTYADLFDDDLDAVATRLNDAMPLVALPTGPQTRYARPQ; this is translated from the coding sequence ATGGGCACCATCACCTCGTACGAATCGACGAAGGGCCGCCGCTACCGCGTGCGCTATCGCCGGCCGGATGGCACCGAAACGCAGAAGCGCGGCTTCACGACGATACGCGACGCGCAGCTGTACCTCTCCATGGTCACAGTGTCCAAGTCGAAGGGCGAGTACATCGACCCGGTGGCGTCGCGGGTTCCCGTCAGGATGTTCGCCGACAGCTGGCTGCGATCCAAACGGCCGCCGATGTCGAAGCCGTCGTACTACATGACGCTCGAGCAGGCGTGGAAGAACCACGTCGCGCCGGTCTGGGCCGACCGGGAGATCTCCTCGATCCGTCGCTCCGAAGTTCAGGACTGGGTGTCAGAGCTCGCGACGCAGAAGTCCCGCACCGTCGTCCTACGCGCACTGGGGGTCCTCGCCGGTATCCTCGACGTCGCCATCGACGATCGTCGCCTTGCGAACAATCCGGCCCGCCACGTCCGCAATCTCCCTCGGAGTGGTCCGGGCAAGCGCCGCGTCTATCTGTCGCACGACCAGGTGGCGACGCTGGCGGCGTGCTCCGCCTATCCGACACTTGTGCTGACGTTGGCGTACACCGGCCTCCGCTGGGGCGAGGCCACAGCGCTGCGCGTGCGCAGCGTGAACAGGCTGCGTCGCCGCTTCGTCATCGAGGAGAACGCGGTGATGATCGCCTACGAGATCCACGTCGGCACGCCGAAGACGCATCGGACGCGTTCGGTCCCATACCCGGAGCGTCTCGCTCCGATGATCGAGCAGGCATGCTCCGGCAAGGGCCCGGAGGGACTGCTGTTCGGCGACGGGGTCAATCACATGCGCAACTCCGGCGAGAAGGGCTGGTTCGCAAACGCGGTCCGACGCGCACAGGCGGTGGATCCATCGATCCCGCGGCTCACTCCGCACGACCTCCGCCACACCGCCGCCTCGCTCGCGATCAGCTCGGGCGCCAACGTGAAGGCCGTGCAGCGCATGCTCGGGCACGCGTCGGCGGCAATGACGCTCGACACGTACGCCGATCTCTTCGACGACGATCTGGATGCCGTGGCCACGCGGCTGAATGACGCCATGCCGCTGGTGGCACTGCCGACGGGTCCGCAGACCCGCTACGCGCGACCCCAGTGA